One segment of Solanum lycopersicum chromosome 1, SLM_r2.1 DNA contains the following:
- the LOC101259869 gene encoding uncharacterized protein, whose translation MDFSFFGNFPWFKPHSANDMASTVASTSTLMQTPKQNAQFWKWTVFSFLPWAKVAEGNIQMPTTVNKKLKRRPSREGVDSLARKSAIRFRPYVSKVPWHTGPRAFLSQLFPRYGHYCGPNWSSGKDGGSPIWDRRPIDWLDFCCYCHDMGYDSHDQAELLKADLAFLECLEKPNMSTRGDPHVALLYKTMCTSGLRNILIPYRQQLITLQSKQLCFGFGWLGGIMEPAKCLKDRFVWLQK comes from the exons AtggatttttcatttttcgGTAATTTCCCGTGGTTCAAACCCCATTCTGCAAATGATATGGCATCAACAGTTGCATCTACTAGCACCCTAATGCAAACACCTAAACAAAATGCTCAGTTTTGGAAATGGACTGTGTTTTCATTTCTTCCTTGGGCTAAAGTAGCCGAGGGTAATATTCAAATGCCAACAACTGTCAACAAGAAACTGAAACGACGTCCGTCTCGTGAAGGTGTAGACTCTCTAGCTCGAAAGTCAGCCATACGCTTCAGACCATATGTTTCTAAAGTTCCATGGCATACAGGTCCACGAGCTTTTCTTTCTCAACTTTTCCCTCGATATGGTCATTACTGTGGACCAAACTGGTCAAGTGGAAAAGATGGAGGGTCACCAATTTGGGACAGAAGACCGATTGATTGGTTGGATTTTTGCTGCTATTGTCACGACATGGGCTACGATTCTCATGATCAGGCTGAACTTCTCAAAGCAGACCTTGCATTCCTCGAGTGCTTGGAGAAGCCAAACATGAGTACGCGAGGAGATCCTCATGTAGCTCTACTTTACAAGACTATGTGCACATCAG GCCTTAGGAACATATTGATACCTTACAGACAACAACTCATTACCTTACAATCTAAGCAACTGTGTTTTGGATTTGGATGGCTCGGCGGTATCATGGAACCTGCAAAATGCTTGAAAGATCGTTTCGTATGGTTACAGAAGTAG
- the LOC101259566 gene encoding non-specific phospholipase C2 isoform X1: protein MSPKSKSPATNTVAVGLLILVILLSNHHRNCTAAGSSSSSPIKTVVVLVMENRSFDHMLGWMKKMNPEINGVDGSESNPISTSDPNSRRIFFGDQSHYVDPDPGHSFQAIREQIFGSNQSSKKLAPMNGFVQQALSMDTNMPEQVMNGFQPQMVSVYKTLVSEFAVFDRWFASVPASTQPNRLYVHSGTSHGATSNIAELLAKGYPQRTIFENLDDAGVNFGIYYQNIPATLFYLNLRKLKYIGKFHPYDLTFKSDAKSGKLPGYVVVEQRYMDSKLIPANDDHPSHDVYQGQMFVKEVYETLRASPQWNQTLFIITYDEHGGFFDHVPTPVTGVPSPDGIIGPEPFNFEFDRLGVRVPTIMISPWIEKGTVVHGPNGSPFPTSEYEHSSIPATVKKIFDLPSPFLTKRDAWAGTFEHILQIRKEPRTDCPEKLPTPTKIRKGEANEDKNISEFQEELVQLAAVLKGDHLLTSYPEKIGKGMTVREGKAYMEDAVKRFFEAGLAAKKIGVDEEQIVQMRPSLTTRSSSTNLQP, encoded by the exons ATGTCACCCAAATCCAAATCGCCGGCGACGAACACCGTCGCCGTCGGACTACTCATTCTCGTAATTTTACTATCAAACCACCACCGTAACTGCACTGCTGCTGGTAGCAGCAGCAGCAGTCCGATAAAAACAGTGGTGGTTTTGGTAATGGAGAACAGATCGTTCGACCATATGTTAGGttggatgaagaagatgaatcCAGAAATCAATGGCGTCGATGGGTCGGAATCGAATCCGATTTCGACATCGGATCCGAATTCCCGTCGAATTTTCTTCGGAGATCAATCACATTACGTTGATCCTGATCCAGGACATTCATTTCAAGCTATACGTGAACAGATTTTCGGATCAAATCAAAGTTCGAAAAAATTAGCTCCGATGAATGGATTTGTTCAACAAGCTCTTTCAATGGATACTAATATGCCTGAACAAGTCATGAATGGTTTTCAGCCTCAAATG GTGTCAGTATATAAAACTCTAGTATCGGAATTTGCGGTGTTCGACCGGTGGTTTGCGTCGGTGCCAGCGTCGACTCAGCCGAATCGACTCTACGTTCACTCCGGCACATCTCACGGCGCCACCTCTAACATCGCGGAGCTGTTAGCTAAAGGTTACCCACAGAGAACGATTTTCGAGAATCTCGACGACGCCGGAGTAAATTTTGGAATCTATTATCAGAATATTCCCGCGACTCTGTTTTACCTGAATTTGAGAAAGCTTAAGTACATCGGAAAATTTCATCCTTATGATCTCACATTCAAAAGTGATGCTAAATCAGGAAAACTACCAG GATATGTTGTGGTGGAGCAGCGATACATGGACTCAAAGTTAATACCCGCTAACGATGATCATCCATCACACGACGTTTATCAGGGACAAATGTTCGTAAAGGAGGTATATGAAACCCTAAGGGCAAGCCCACAGTGGAACCAAACCCTTTTCATCATTACCTACGATGAGCACGGTGGGTTCTTCGACCACGTCCCTACACCTGTCACCGGGGTCCCTAGCCCGGATGGAATTATAGGACCCGAACCATTTAACTTTGAGTTCGATAGGTTGGGAGTTCGAGTTCCTACTATTATGATCTCTCCTTGGATCGAAAAGGGCACAG TTGTTCATGGTCCTAATGGCTCTCCGTTTCCGACGTCGGAATATGAACATTCATCAATTCCAGCAACAGTGAAGAAGATCTTTGATTTGCCATCACCATTTCTTACTAAAAGAGATGCATGGGCTGGCACTTTTGAACACATTCTACAGATAAGAAAGGAGCCTAGAACTGATTGTCCTG AAAAACTTCCAACTCCAACAAAGATAAGAAAGGGAGAAGCAAATGAAGATAAAAACATAAGTGAATTCCAGGAAGAACTAGTTCAACTCGCCGCGGTTCTAAAAGGAGATCATCTACTAACAAGTTATCCAGAAAAGATAGGCAAAGGAATGACTGTAAGAGAAGGGAAAGCTTATATGGAAGACGCGGTTAAACGCTTCTTTGAAGCTGGATTAGCTGCCAAGAAAATTGGTGTTGATGAAGAACAAATTGTACAAATGAGGCCTTCACTCACTACAAGATCATCATCTACTAATTTGCAACCTTAA
- the LOC101259566 gene encoding non-specific phospholipase C2 isoform X2, which produces MSPKSKSPATNTVAVGLLILVILLSNHHRNCTAAGSSSSSPIKTVVVLVMENRSFDHMLGWMKKMNPEINGVDGSESNPISTSDPNSRRIFFGDQSHYVDPDPGHSFQAIREQIFGSNQSSKKLAPMNGFVQQALSMDTNMPEQVMNGFQPQMVSVYKTLVSEFAVFDRWFASVPASTQPNRLYVHSGTSHGATSNIAELLAKGYPQRTIFENLDDAGVNFGIYYQNIPATLFYLNLRKLKYIGKFHPYDLTFKSDAKSGKLPGYVVVEQRYMDSKLIPANDDHPSHDVYQGQMFVKEVYETLRASPQWNQTLFIITYDEHGGFFDHVPTPVTGVPSPDGIIGPEPFNFEFDRLGVRVPTIMISPWIEKGTVVHGPNGSPFPTSEYEHSSIPATVKKIFDLPSPFLTKRDAWAGTFEHILQIRKEPRTDCPG; this is translated from the exons ATGTCACCCAAATCCAAATCGCCGGCGACGAACACCGTCGCCGTCGGACTACTCATTCTCGTAATTTTACTATCAAACCACCACCGTAACTGCACTGCTGCTGGTAGCAGCAGCAGCAGTCCGATAAAAACAGTGGTGGTTTTGGTAATGGAGAACAGATCGTTCGACCATATGTTAGGttggatgaagaagatgaatcCAGAAATCAATGGCGTCGATGGGTCGGAATCGAATCCGATTTCGACATCGGATCCGAATTCCCGTCGAATTTTCTTCGGAGATCAATCACATTACGTTGATCCTGATCCAGGACATTCATTTCAAGCTATACGTGAACAGATTTTCGGATCAAATCAAAGTTCGAAAAAATTAGCTCCGATGAATGGATTTGTTCAACAAGCTCTTTCAATGGATACTAATATGCCTGAACAAGTCATGAATGGTTTTCAGCCTCAAATG GTGTCAGTATATAAAACTCTAGTATCGGAATTTGCGGTGTTCGACCGGTGGTTTGCGTCGGTGCCAGCGTCGACTCAGCCGAATCGACTCTACGTTCACTCCGGCACATCTCACGGCGCCACCTCTAACATCGCGGAGCTGTTAGCTAAAGGTTACCCACAGAGAACGATTTTCGAGAATCTCGACGACGCCGGAGTAAATTTTGGAATCTATTATCAGAATATTCCCGCGACTCTGTTTTACCTGAATTTGAGAAAGCTTAAGTACATCGGAAAATTTCATCCTTATGATCTCACATTCAAAAGTGATGCTAAATCAGGAAAACTACCAG GATATGTTGTGGTGGAGCAGCGATACATGGACTCAAAGTTAATACCCGCTAACGATGATCATCCATCACACGACGTTTATCAGGGACAAATGTTCGTAAAGGAGGTATATGAAACCCTAAGGGCAAGCCCACAGTGGAACCAAACCCTTTTCATCATTACCTACGATGAGCACGGTGGGTTCTTCGACCACGTCCCTACACCTGTCACCGGGGTCCCTAGCCCGGATGGAATTATAGGACCCGAACCATTTAACTTTGAGTTCGATAGGTTGGGAGTTCGAGTTCCTACTATTATGATCTCTCCTTGGATCGAAAAGGGCACAG TTGTTCATGGTCCTAATGGCTCTCCGTTTCCGACGTCGGAATATGAACATTCATCAATTCCAGCAACAGTGAAGAAGATCTTTGATTTGCCATCACCATTTCTTACTAAAAGAGATGCATGGGCTGGCACTTTTGAACACATTCTACAGATAAGAAAGGAGCCTAGAACTGATTGTCCTGGTTAG
- the LOC101259277 gene encoding LOW QUALITY PROTEIN: TMV resistance protein N (The sequence of the model RefSeq protein was modified relative to this genomic sequence to represent the inferred CDS: deleted 2 bases in 1 codon) has protein sequence MASSSSSSFVSNSQHSPRWKYDVFLSFRGEDTRKTFTSHLYQALKNKGILTFQDDKRLEDGDSISKELSKAIKESQVALVVFSKNYATSRWCLNELVKIMECYKDEDGKTVIPVFYDVDPSHVRYQSESFAEAFAKHELQFKDDVEGMQKVKRWRTALCEAADLKGHDIRQRVESENIQRIINQVLSKLCKTSVSYLQDVVGINIHLEEVKSLLKLEVNDVRIVGIWGMGGIGKTTIARAIFDTLSYQFEAACFIEDVKENRFGMHSLQNILLSELLREKDSYVNNKEDGKHMIARRLPFKKVLVVLDDIDHRDHLDYLAGNPSWFGDGSRIITTTRDKHLIGKNDVVYEVSTLVDRHAIKLFNQYAFKEEVPDECFEKLSLEVIRHAKGLPLALKVWGSFLHKRDITEWRSAIEEMKNESNSEIVEKLRISYDRLENIQQEIFLDIACFFRGKVKDHIMQILESCYSGANIGLRVLIDKSLVFISDNNTIQMHDLIQEMGKYVVKMQKHSGEASRLWDVEDFEEVMVNDTGTKAMEAIWLQYIQNLCFSEKAMKNMKRLRILYIGGFQIHVDSIEYLPNSLRWLAFYHYPWESLPENFEPKRLVHLNLRFSLALHHLWTGIKHLPSLRTLDLSYSTNLMRTPDFTGMPNLEYLNLSYCSNLEEVHHSLGCSRKLSLLYLCFCTLLKRFSCVSGESLEYLYLHDCYSLDTFPEILGGVKPELKIKMERSGIREIPSCIQYLTHITKLNLKDMKKLVSLPSSICMLKSLVELDVSYCSKLESLPEEIGDLLKLEKLDATCTLVSRPPSSIVCLNKVKFLSFAKRNSEVGLEGGVFFVFPRVNEGLSSLEDLDLGYCNLIDGGLPEDIGSLSSLKKLHLDGNNFEHLPRSIAQLGALRFLYLSDCPNLKEFPQVNDGLRSLEDLDLSYCNLVDGGLPEDIGSLSSLSKLHLDGNNFEHLPRSIAQLSGLRFLDVSYCTRLKELPDFMLMPDLYFLHLIDCMSLEEVHHSLGFFEKLTHVCLYNCKRLKRFPGMCIDSLKCIRTWGCSSLESYPKIIGTIKVESEIHMLDSVMCDLNSNSSFPHSLSQRIVSLQHDISASDFLSLIRVFTVHYPEKKIPSWFHHQGMDTSVVSISLPENWYAPDNFLGFAVCYSSELIDITAHLIPLCDDGMSWMTLELNLSRDSKCYTEFSDYSECETESSDYSECATELTLHFFLVPFSSLWNTSKANGKTPNDYRLITLSFSGEMKKLGCRLLYKDEPALVETLLQMRENNDENRTLHWDQEQ, from the exons AtggcatcttcttcttcttcttcttttgtgaGTAATTCACAACACTCTCCTCGATGGAAGTACGATGTGTTTTTAAGTTTTAGAGGTGAAGATACTCGTAAAACCTTTACAAGTCACTTGTACCAAGCTTTGAAAAACAAGGGAATATTGACCTTTCAAGATGATAAAAGGCTAGAGGATGGCGATTCTATCTCAAAAGAACTCTCGAAAGCTATCAAAGAGTCTCAAGTTGCCCTCGTAGTTTTCTCGAAGAATTATGCTACATCAAGATGGTGCTTGAATGAACTAGTGAAGATCATGGAATGCTACAAAGATGAAGATGGAAAAACAGTCATACCGGTCTTCTATGATGTGGATCCATCACATGTTAGATACCAAAGTGAGAGTTTTGCAGAAGCTTTTGCCAAACATGAATTGCAGTTTAAGGATGATGTTGAAGGAATGCAGAAGGTGAAAAGATGGAGAACTGCTCTATGTGAGGCAGCAGATCTGAAAGGACATGACATCCGCCAACG GGTTGAATCAGAGAATATTCAACGAATAATTAACCAAGTTTTGTCCAAATTATGCAAGACTTCAGTATCATATTTGCAAGATGTTGTGGGAATAAACATTCATTTAGAGGAAGTGAAATCCCTACTAAAGCTTGAAGTCAATGATGTTCGTATAGTGGGGATCTGGGGCATGGGGGGAATTGGTAAGACGACAATAGCAAGGGCAATTTTTGACACACTCTCGTATCAGTTTGAAGCTGCTTGTTTCATTGAGGATGTTAAAGAAAACAGATTTGGAATGCATTCTTTGCAAAATATCCTTCTCTCAGAGTTGTTAAGGGAAAAAGATAGTTACGTGAATAATAAGGAGGACGGAAAGCACATGATAGCTCGTAGACTTCCTTTTAAGAAGGTTTTAGTTGTGCTTGATGACATAGATCATAGAGACCATTTGGATTACCTAGCAGGGAATCCTAGTTGGTTTGGTGATGGAAGTCGAATTATTACAACAACTAGAGATAAGCATTTGATTGGGAAGAATGATGTAGTATATGAAGTGTCTACACTTGTTGATCGTCATGCTATTAAATTGTTCAACCAATATGCTTTCAAAGAAGAAGTTCCCGATGAATGTTTTGAGAAGCTCTCATTGGAGGTTATACGTCATGCTAAAGGCCTTCCGCTAGCCCTGAAAGTGTGGGGCTCTTTCTTACATAAGAGGGACATAACTGAATGGAGAAGTGCTATAgaggaaatgaaaaatgagtccAATTCGGAAATCGTTGAGAAGCTCAGAATTAGCTATGATAGATTGGAGAACATACAACAAGAGATATTTCTGGATATAGCATGTTTCTTTCGAGGGAAAGTAAAAGATCACATCATGCAAATTCTCGAGAGCTGTTATTCTGGAGCAAATATTGGATTGCGTGTCCTAATTGACAAATCTCTCGTGTTCATCTCTGATAATAATACGATTCAAATGCATGACTTGATACAAGAGATGGGTAAATATGTGGTGAAAATGCAAAAACATTCAGGAGAAGCTAGCAGACTATGGGACGTTGAAGATTTTGAAGAAGTGATGGTCAACGATACA GGGACTAAAGCAATGGAAGCAATCTGGCTACAATATATTCAAAACCTATGCTTTAGCGAAAAAGccatgaagaatatgaaaaggcTTCGGATATTATATATTGGTGGTTTTCAGATACATGTTGATTCCATTGAGTACCTTCCCAACAGCTTGCGTTGGCTTGCCTTTTATCACTATCCTTGGGAGTCGTTGCCAGAaaattttgaacccaaaagACTTGTTCATCTTAATCTCCGGTTCAGTTTGGCGTTGCATCATTTATGGACTGGAATAAAG CATTTGCCGTCTCTAAGGACGCTAGATCTTAGCTACTCTACAAACCTGATGAGAACACCAGATTTCACGGGGATGCCAAATCTGGAGTATTTGAATCTATCGTATTGTAGTAATCTAGAAGAGGTTCACCATTCCCTCGGATGTTCAAGAAAACTCAGTTTGTTATATTTGTGTTTTTGTACACTCCTTAAGAGGTTTTCATGTGTTAGCGGGGAATCTCTTGAATATCTGTATCTGCATGATTGCTATAGCTTAGATACATTTCCAGAAATCCTCGGAGGAGTGAAGCCGGAGTTGAAGATTAAGATGGAACGATCTGGAATAAGGGAAATACCGTCATGTATTCAGTACCTAACTCATATTACCAAGCTGAACTTAAAAGACATGAAAAAACTTGTATCTCTTCCTAGCAGCATTTGCATGTTGAAAAGCTTGGTGGAGCTAGATGTGTCGTACTGCTCGAAACTTGAAAGCTTGCCTGAAGAGATAGGTGATTTGTTAAAGTTGGAGAAGCTTGATGCCACATGCACTTTAGTTTCACGACCTCCATCTTCTATCGTCTGCTTGAACAAGGTTAAGTTCTTGAGTTTTGCAAAACGAAATTCAGAAGTAGGCCTTGAAGGTGGAGTGTTCTTTGTGTTCCCTCGAGTGAATGAAGGGTTAAGCTCATTGGAAGATTTGGATCTTGGTTACTGCAATCTAATAGATGGAGGACTTCCGGAAGACATTGGATCCTTATCCTCGTTGAAAAAATTGCATCTTGATGGAAATAACTTTGAGCATTTGCCTCGAAGCATAGCTCAACTTGGTGCTCTTCGATTCTTGTACTTATCAGATTGTCCGAACCTTAAAGAGTTCCCTCAGGTGAATGATGGATTACGCTCACTGGAAGATTTGGACCTCAGTTACTGCAATCTGGTAGATGGAGGACTTCCGGAAGACATTGGATCCTTATCCTCTTTGAGCAAATTACATCTTGATGGAAACAACTTTGAGCATTTGCCTCGAAGCATAGCTCAACTTAGTGGTCTTCGATTCTTGGACGTATCATATTGCACGAGGCTTAAAGAGTTACCAGACTTCATGTTGATGCCTGATTTGTATTTTTTGCATCTGATAGATTGTATGAGTCTTGAAGAGGTTCATCATTCCCTGGGATTTTTCGAGAAGCTCACTCACGTATGCTTGTATAACTGTAAACGCCTTAAGAGGTTTCCAGGTATGTGCATCGATTCCCTTAAATGTATCCGGACTTGGGGTTGCTCTAGTTTAGAAAGTTATCCTAAGATCATCGGTACCATCAAAGTGGAATCAGAGATTCACATGTTAGACAGTGTAATGTGTGATCTGAATTCGAATAGTTCATTTCCACATTCCTTGTCTCAGAGGATCGTTTCGTTGCAGCATGACATCTCTGCTTCAGATTTCTTATCACTAATTAGAGTGTTTACGGTTCATTATCCCGAGAAGAAGATCCCAAGTTGGTTCCACCATCAAGGAATGGATACAAGTGTTGTATCCATCAGTTTGCCAGAAAATTGGTATGCACCAGATAACTTCTTGGGATTTGCTGTATGTTACTCTAGTGAACTAATTGACATCACAGCTCACTTGATTCCGTTATGTGATGATGGGATGTCGTGGATGACCTTGGAACTGAACTTATCCCGCGATTCAAAATGTTATACAGAATTCTCTGATTATTCGGAATGTGAGACAGAATCATCTGACTATTCAGAATGTGCCACTGAACTTACTCTTCATTTTTTCTTGGTACCTTTTTCAAGCTTATGGAATACATCTAAGGCAAATGGTAAAACACCGAATGACTATAGGCTCATTACGTTATCATTTTCTGGAGAAATGAAGAAGCTTGGATGTCGTTTGTTGTATAAAGATGAGCCTGCGCTTGTTGAGACCTTGTTACAGATGAGGGAAAATAACGATGAA AACAGAACGTTACATTGGGATCAGGAGCAGTAG
- the LOC101258982 gene encoding uncharacterized protein — MSTVVELEIEGSELLNNFQDLSIGEQTEVESNSEERYQVDCENNYHGDCAICLNKIVLQETALVKGCEHAYCVTCILRWATYKNEPTCPQCKHPFEFLHIHRSLDGSIQDYMFEESVCLLLRASWFEPFVEEIDDYMDYEDDEELEDFHVTSSPSLRISNRRWGNNGYVRAGRQEASPAHPPSSHDSSAGSSRQTTKNETAVSKVTVGRRAKRTLKREAADKAAAKKHQSHLLRLGRT; from the exons ATGTCTACCGTTGTCGAGCTTGAGATTGAGGGGTCAGAACTCTTGAACAACTTTCAGGATTTGTCTATTGGAGAACAG ACTGAAGTGGAGAGCAATTCTGAGGAAAGGTACCAAGTCGATTGTGAGAACAATTATCATGGTGACTGTGCCATATGTTTGAATAAGATAGTGCTCCAAGAAACTGCTCTTGTAAAAGGTTGCGAGCATGCTTACTG TGTGACATGCATCCTTCGGTGGGCAACCTACAAAAATGAACCAACATGCCCTCAGTGTAAACATCCATTTGAATTTCTCCACATCCATCGCTCCCTTGATGGAAG TATCCAGGACTACATGTTTGAGGAGAGTGTTTGCCTTCTACTGAGAGCATCATGGTTTGAACCCTTTGTGGAGGAAATCGATGATTACATGGATTATGAGGATGATGAAGAGCTAGAAGACTTCCATGTTACTAGTTCACCAAGTCTCCGCATAAGCAACAGGAGATGGGGCAATAATGGTTACGTCAGGGCAGGAAGGCAAGAAGCAAGTCCTGCTCATCCACCAAGCTCCCATGACTCGAGCGCCGGATCATCACGCCAGACTACGAAGAATGAGACTGCTGTTTCTAAAGTAACTGTTGGTCGGCGTGCAAAGAGGACACTCAAGCGTGAAGCTGCTGATAAGGCAGCTGCAAAAAAGCACCAGTCGCATTTACTGAGGCTGGGTCGTACATGA
- the LOC101258684 gene encoding signal peptide peptidase isoform X1, which yields MMNSERLANVALAGLSLAPLVVNVDPNLNVVLTACLTVFVGCYRSVKPTPPTETMSKEHAMRFPLVGSAMLLSLFLLFKFLSKDLVNAVLTCYFFVLGIAAFAATLLPAIKRFLPEKWNEDLVIWHFPYFRSLEFEFTRSQIVAAIPGTMFCVWYAKQKHWLANNVLGLAFSIQGIEMLSLGSFKTGAILLAGLFVYDIFWVFFTPVMVSVAKSFDAPIKLLFPTADLKRPFSMLGLGDIVIPGIFVALALRFDVSRGKGPQYFISAFSGYAVGVISTIIVMNWFQAAQPALLYIVPAVIGFVAVHCIWNGDMKPLLEFDESKTQSTEEVAAEESKKVE from the exons ATGATGAATAGTGAACGATTAGCAAATGTTGCTTTAGCAG GTTTGAGTTTGGCCCCACTGGTTGTGAATGTGGACCCAAATTTGAATGTCGTGCTAACGGCTTGTCTCACTGTTTTTGTGGGTTGCTACCGTTCTGTTAAGCCTACTCCACCTACG GAGACAATGTCTAAGGAACATGCAATGAGATTCCCCTTGGTTGGAAGTGCAATGCTCTTGTCATTGTTCTTGCTTTTTAAGTTCCTCTCAAAAGACCTGGTTAATGCTGTATTGACGTGCTACTTTTTTGTACTTGGCATTGCTGCTTTTGC TGCAACACTGTTACCTGCTATCAAACGATTCTTGCCGGAAAAGTGGAATGAAGATCTCGTAATATGGCACTTCCCATATTTCCGCT CTTTGGAGTTTGAGTTCACAAGGTCCCAGATTGTTGCTGCAATTCCTGGAACCATGTTCTGTGTATGGTATGCTAAACAGAAGCATTGGCTAGCTAACAATGTATTGGGCCTTGCATTTTCTATTCAG GGGATTGAAATGCTTTCCCTTGGATCATTTAAGACTGGTGCCATACTATTG GCTGGACTTTTTGTGTATGACATCTTTTGGGTCTTTTTTACCCCAGTGATGGTTAGTGTTGCTAAGTCTTTTGATGCTCCTATCAAG CTTTTGTTCCCCACAGCGGATTTGAAACGTCCCTTTTCAATGTTGGGTCTCGGAGATATTGTAATTCCTG GCATTTTTGTGGCTTTGGCACTCCGCTTTGATGTCTCCAGAGGAAAGGGGCCTCAATACTTTATAAGTGCATTTTCGGGATACGCTGTTGGTGTGATTTCAACCATTATTGTGATGAACTGGTTTCAAGCTGCACAG CCCGCGTTGTTGTATATTGTTCCAGCTGTAATTGGATTTGTGGCTGTGCACTGCATTTGGAATGGGGATATGAAGCCG TTGTTGGAGTTCGATGAGTCGAAAACACAGAGCACTGAAGAAGTCGCCGCGGAAGAGAGCAAGAAAGTAGAGTGA
- the LOC101258684 gene encoding signal peptide peptidase isoform X2, which translates to MSKEHAMRFPLVGSAMLLSLFLLFKFLSKDLVNAVLTCYFFVLGIAAFAATLLPAIKRFLPEKWNEDLVIWHFPYFRSLEFEFTRSQIVAAIPGTMFCVWYAKQKHWLANNVLGLAFSIQGIEMLSLGSFKTGAILLAGLFVYDIFWVFFTPVMVSVAKSFDAPIKLLFPTADLKRPFSMLGLGDIVIPGIFVALALRFDVSRGKGPQYFISAFSGYAVGVISTIIVMNWFQAAQPALLYIVPAVIGFVAVHCIWNGDMKPLLEFDESKTQSTEEVAAEESKKVE; encoded by the exons ATGTCTAAGGAACATGCAATGAGATTCCCCTTGGTTGGAAGTGCAATGCTCTTGTCATTGTTCTTGCTTTTTAAGTTCCTCTCAAAAGACCTGGTTAATGCTGTATTGACGTGCTACTTTTTTGTACTTGGCATTGCTGCTTTTGC TGCAACACTGTTACCTGCTATCAAACGATTCTTGCCGGAAAAGTGGAATGAAGATCTCGTAATATGGCACTTCCCATATTTCCGCT CTTTGGAGTTTGAGTTCACAAGGTCCCAGATTGTTGCTGCAATTCCTGGAACCATGTTCTGTGTATGGTATGCTAAACAGAAGCATTGGCTAGCTAACAATGTATTGGGCCTTGCATTTTCTATTCAG GGGATTGAAATGCTTTCCCTTGGATCATTTAAGACTGGTGCCATACTATTG GCTGGACTTTTTGTGTATGACATCTTTTGGGTCTTTTTTACCCCAGTGATGGTTAGTGTTGCTAAGTCTTTTGATGCTCCTATCAAG CTTTTGTTCCCCACAGCGGATTTGAAACGTCCCTTTTCAATGTTGGGTCTCGGAGATATTGTAATTCCTG GCATTTTTGTGGCTTTGGCACTCCGCTTTGATGTCTCCAGAGGAAAGGGGCCTCAATACTTTATAAGTGCATTTTCGGGATACGCTGTTGGTGTGATTTCAACCATTATTGTGATGAACTGGTTTCAAGCTGCACAG CCCGCGTTGTTGTATATTGTTCCAGCTGTAATTGGATTTGTGGCTGTGCACTGCATTTGGAATGGGGATATGAAGCCG TTGTTGGAGTTCGATGAGTCGAAAACACAGAGCACTGAAGAAGTCGCCGCGGAAGAGAGCAAGAAAGTAGAGTGA